Proteins from a single region of Theobroma cacao cultivar B97-61/B2 chromosome 10, Criollo_cocoa_genome_V2, whole genome shotgun sequence:
- the LOC18586554 gene encoding disease resistance RPP8-like protein 3, which yields MAEAIVSLAIERITDLLIYEAFCLNDVREEVESIKAELERMKSFLKDVDHKQEQDERLRTRVREIRDLAYDAEDVIDSYILEVAHRGGFHGIIKRFTSLSTHKIGKQVKAIQTKLGDISKTLTTYGISREGEGSNSAAEMQRRLRRSYPHVEEEDVVSLEVSTRDVMDLLMKKADRLHVVSVVGMGGIGKTTLAKKIYNHNDVKRHFDCCAWVFISQQCMPREVFHGVLIKVLSPSRKEKERIDKLKEHELVEKLYDVLKEKRYLVVLDDIWRCEDWVSLKPAFPKGNKGSKLFFTTRNKEVALLADPCSSPIELPLLTDDESWTLFERKAFPENKMDSHACSKEFERLGKEILKKCGGLPLAIVVLGGLLATKKSCTEWEMVLKNINAHLNKFQQQGCHYGGVNGILALSFNELPFHLKPCFLYFGHYPEDSEISKKELIRLWIAEAFISLSLEGEMLMEDVAEQYLEELTNRCLVQVGRRDHTGAGVKTYRIHDLLRDLCVSKAQEENFFKIVQLRMNENKNHSLHLTVATISKARRIVVHPSKRYVSLKGKCPNLRSLLLFQDEDLIRLDISKCNNFRFLRVLNLLRKDVLWIIPSEIGNLFHLRYLGLKCAEVVLPRSIVKLKNLHTLYILVKSPGIIPNVLSKLERLRHLLLINWYAFKNWHNIKGCCQVNTLENIETMKYIRVENLTKNNALLKLTNIRSLGIQFKRPEDVEAMLRSRSFGSDRLRSLRMALEGSIPFPELKQLSHCHHLSKLFLCGRIKEDPSPSHHVLKFLPTSICKLTLFFSHINQDPMPVLEKLPHLRILCLESSSYTGTRMSCSANGFPQLDSIDIKSSNLAEWQIEEGAMPCLRSLHLAFVPGLKMVPEGLRYITSLQEMKLEGMSRSFLKRIQVIDGREGEDFYKVRHVLSIQTI from the coding sequence atggcaGAGGCAATCGTCTCACTTGCCATTGAAAGAATCACTGATTTACTCATTTATGAAGCGTTTTGCTTGAATGATGTGAGAGAAGAAGTTGAAAGCATTAAGGCTGAACTAGAGCGGATGAAGAGCTTCTTGAAAGATGTAGACCATAAGCAGGAACAAGATGAACGTCTTCGCACTCGGGTGAGAGAAATCCGAGATCTTGCTTATGATGCTGAAGATGTTATAGACTCTTATATTCTTGAAGTTGCACATCGaggaggcttccatggaatCATCAAGAGATTTACAAGCCTTTCCACTCACAAAATTGGGAAGCAGGTCAAAGCTATTCAAACCAAGCTTGGTGACATCTCGAAAACTCTTACGACTTACGGGATATCAAGAGAAGGAGAGGGGTCTAATTCTGCTGCTGAGATGCAACGCCGGTTAAGAAGATCGTACCCacatgttgaagaagaagatgttGTCAGCTTGGAGGTTAGCACAAGGGATGTTATGGATCTATTAATGAAGAAAGCGGACAGACTCCATGTTGTTTCCGTTGTGGGCATGGGAGGCATAGGTAAGACCACTCTtgcaaagaaaatatataatcacAATGATGTGAAAAGACATTTTGATTGTTGTGCTTGGGTTTTCATATCTCAACAATGCATGCCAAGAGAGGTTTTTCATGGAGTCTTAATAAAGGTTCTATCTCCttctagaaaagaaaaagagcgaATCGATAAACTCAAAGAGCATGAGTTGGTTGAAAAGCTTTATGATgtcttgaaagaaaaaagatatttGGTAGTTCTTGATGATATCTGGAGATGCGAGGATTGGGTTAGTCTTAAACCTGCTTTTCCTAAAGGAAATAAAGGAAGCAAGCTCTTTTTCACAACTCGCAACAAAGAAGTTGCTCTGCTTGCTGATCCCTGCAGCTCCCCAATAGAGCTCCCACTTCTTACTGATGATGAGAGTTGGACGCTTTTCGAAAGGAAAGCATTCCCGGAAAATAAGATGGATTCTCATGCTTGTTCAAAAGAATTTGAGAGGTTAGGAAAGGAGATACTGAAGAAATGTGGAGGTTTACCTCTAGCAATTGTTGTATTGGGAGGCTTACTTGCAACAAAGAAGTCATGTACTGAGTGGGAGATGGTGCTGAAAAACATCAATGCACACTTGAACAAATTCCAACAACAAGGCTGTCATTATGGTGGAGTTAATGGGATTTTGGCTTTAAGTTTCAACGAGTTGCCCTTTCATTTAAAACCAtgctttttatattttggtcATTATCCGGAAGATTCAGAGATTTCaaagaaagaattaattaGACTATGGATTGCTGaagcttttatttctctaTCATTGGAAGGAGAAATGTTGATGGAGGATGTAGCTGAACAATACCTAGAAGAGCTAACAAATAGATGTTTGGTTCAAGTTGGCAGAAGAGATCATACAGGAGCAGGTGTGAAGACATATCGTATTCATGATCTCTTAAGAGACTTGTGCGTGTCAAAAGCTCAAGAggaaaatttctttaaaattgttCAACTGCGGatgaatgaaaacaaaaatcattctcTTCATCTTACAGTGGCTACAATATCCAAAGCACGTAGAATTGTTGTTCATCCTAGCAAAAGGTATGTTTCTTTGAAGGGAAAATGTCCAAACTTACgttctcttttactttttcaagATGAGGACTTGATAAGGCTAGACATATCAAAATGTAATAATTTCAGATTCCTTAGGGTGTTGAATCTCTTGAGAAAGGATGTTTTATGGATAATACCAAGTGAAATTGGTAATCTGTTTCATTTAAGGTACTTGGGTTTAAAATGTGCTGAAGTGGTCTTGCCACGTTCTATTGTTAAGTTGAAGAATTTACACACCTTATATATCCTAGTAAAATCTCCAGGGATAATTCCTAATGTCTTATCCAAGTTGGAACGCTTGAGGCATCTTCTACTAATCAACTGGTATGCATTCAAAAATTGGCATAACATAAAAGGGTGTTGCCAAGTAAATACTTTAGAAAATATTGAAACTATGAAGTACATAAGGGTTGAGAATTTGACCAAAAACAATGCATTGCTCAAGTTGACAAATATTCGGAGCTTAGGAATACAGTTTAAGAGACCAGAAGATGTTGAGGCTATGCTAAGATCTCGTAGTTTTGGATCAGACCGCCTTCGGTCTTTGCGCATGGCGTTGGAGGGATCAATTCCATTTCCAGAATTGAAGCAACTTTCTCATTGTCATCACCTCTCCAAACTATTCTTATGTGGGAGAATAAAGGAAGACCCGTCACCAAGCCATCatgttttgaaatttcttcCAACAAGCATTTGCAAGCTAACTTTGTTCTTCTCACACATTAATCAAGATCCAATGCCCGTACTAGAAAAGCTACCTCATTTGAGGATTCTATGCTTGGAGTCTTCATCATACACAGGGACTAGAATGTCTTGCTCTGCCAATGGGTTTCCTCAACTTGATTCTATTGACATCAAGTCATCAAATTTAGCAGAGTGGCAAATAGAAGAAGGGGCAATGCCATGTCTTCGTAGTTTACATTTGGCTTTTGTTCCTGGCTTGAAGATGGTTCCAGAAGGGTTGAGGTACATCACTAGTCTTCAGGAAATGAAATTAGAAGGGATGAGCAGatcatttttaaaaaggaTTCAAGTTATAGACGGAAGGGAAGGAGAAGATTTTTATAAAGTGCGCCACGTACTCTCCATCCAAACTATCTAG
- the LOC18586556 gene encoding cyclin-dependent protein kinase inhibitor SMR1, with protein sequence MSTDLELFQDLTKIKLPQLKIQSSNGSGAVIQQENNNQDSSNECTTPTSEESKIPAALKCPPAPKKPKRRTFSCKRKLSDQLQFFEIVNREEVEAYLKAGFDSSKRRNISAMGFKIEKRKE encoded by the exons ATGTCTACAGATCTCGAATTGTTCCAGGATTTGACCAAAATAAAACTACCCCAACTCAAGATTCAATCTTCCAATGGGAGTGGTGCCGTAATTCAACAAGAAAACAACAATCAAGACAGCAGCAACGAGTGTACGACGCCAACCTCGGAAGAAAGCAAGATCCCAGCTGCTCTGAAATGTCCACCAGCACCAAAGAAACCTAAGAGGAGAACTTTTTCATGCAAAAGAAAGCTGTCTGATCAGCTTCAATTCTTCGAGATCGTTAACAGGGAAGAAGTTGAGGCGTATCTCAAAGCTGGTTTTGATAGCTCAAAGAGAAG AAACATTTCCGCCATGGGTTTCAAGattgaaaagagaaaggaataG